DNA from Corvus moneduloides isolate bCorMon1 chromosome 8, bCorMon1.pri, whole genome shotgun sequence:
AACAAATATTTTGGTTCAGGTGTCTTTAAAAGGGTTATTAAAGGTGGAAATCACTGACCCATTGTGCATATGAATTTtgtaattctttaattttttaaattttacacaGTAGGATCAGATTCTTGGTGCTGCTTTTTTCAGATGTAAGAGAAGTTTGTTCTTTTGCTATTCCTTTTTAAGTTCTAGGTCATGCTTGGGTTCTTAATCATTGTACAATAAGTGAAAAATCCTGTTTTAAAAGCAGGGGAGATATTCTGGGCTAGATGCAAGCATGGAAATGCAACAGAAATTGTAAATTGAAATTGTATTTTGTagaaaaaagatgcttttatCTTAAATGCCTTATAATCTTGTGTTTTCTTACAATGTAGTTTAGAGAGCAGACTGGCAAATTTCTGCTATTTAAAAGTTGCAGTTAATAGCAGTTCAGATTTATGCATTTAAACCACAGTGTTTAGGTAGAGATGGGAGTGGTCCTATTGCAAATGTAATATTTCATTACAGGCCACTTttaatctgaagaaaaaatatataatttggGTTCTGGATAGTTCTTTTTTTGAGATCTttgcagctgtgttttaaatttgtCTTGAAATGAGGTCTATTAACATATTTCTGGGGTTGTGTGGAACTAAGTCTGTGCTGGATTCAacactggttttaaaaaatatacaattaacgtttttttctccctctgtctttatttttagggaAATGGATGTTctataagaaaaataatgtcttttgGTTCAAGGGAGATTGCCTCAGGTATGAGCAGTGCTGTTAATATAGTATTAATTAAACAATCAGATTCATGACTTCATAGCtctttttaatggcttttttttcccttgaaattatgttttctattttcttttactaaaaCAGTAATTACTGCTGTATAGTCAATGTTATTTCTAATACATGGCAAGTTTGAAgagtttaaaaagtaatttgtgATTTTAGTGTAAAACACGTTGATTGTAACTTAATTAGAATTTGTGGTATTTCATTGTCTTAAAACCTTGatcccaaattatttttatgggtTCTCTTGCACTTTGGATAATGCACATTTTCTGTGGTGGTTAATAAATTTTGCCTTTCAGCTTAATCCAGAAAGAATAGTCTTGTTGAACCAACCACTAAAGTTCaactggtatttttttgttgcttttcataCCTTCTAACAACATAATTTTGTTCTGTGGGAGGTAGAACAGAATCTAAAAAGCTTATATAAGTAGAAGCTTGAGGTAGGTCAGTAGGAAGataaatggttttaaaaaaaaaaaagggagtcTTTGGCTGTGGAAACCCATCACACTCTTTGCTGCTCTAGTCCTAGCTGACTTAAAAACAGACATTagttttttaaatggaaagctGTTAcatgtttgatttttaaaagttattactatttttattttatttttaaacataataATGGTTTTTTCTCTAACACTTTCTAGATGACCCATCTCAGCCAAGGCTAACACAGGTTTTAGAACATGAGACATCTCCTCCACATGCATTTAGAGCATCATCTGAGATGGCCTCTGGTGCACCAAAGAGCCCAGCTGTTCCTTCACACTTCTTTACGGTGTCCTTTGGGATACCCAAACAAAGAGACTGtcctgggaaaagaaaacacactgcCATGAATATGGATGTGGATAGTTCAGATCAATCTGAAGTGAATGACCCTGCTTTTAGTAGATCAtcttcaaaatgcaaaaatagaAGGTCTGACTTtgtaaaaaatatctttttaaagtCTCCGTATGATGATGTTCTGCAACTCAAGGAGCCTGCTGCTGTGTCTAGACATGATTTGACTCCTTCAGAGGAATTCCTCAACTCAAgcaatgaaaaggagaaaaataattacccCACTGTAGGTTTGTCATCTTCATATTCTGCACACAGTCCTGCTAAAAATAACCACATTTCTGTTGTGGATACCAAAGAGAATCAATTGCAGCTGGCTAACTCATGCTTTTTCTTGGAAAACTCCCTTCctatttctcaggaaaaaagtaCTGTGTTGCCTTCTCCCCACCACTTAACACAAACAAAAGGCATGAAATCCCCTCTCCAGGTTGCTGGCTTATCTCAGGTATGGGATGTTAAGAAAGAGCAAGATAAAagaccagaaagacatgaacGGAATAAAGGATACATTGTTCAGCCCAGCAACAGTTTTTCAAATACAAACCACAGAGTTTCTGAAAATACTGCTGATTCTAGTAGAATGGAAATCTCTGGGAAACTTGGACTGTCCCCAGAGACTGGTAAAAGTGTTCCCCCTTCATTGTCTTTGAAAGAATCTTTCATGGATAGTGGCCACGAGTCTTCACAAACCTCAGGAGAACTAGAAGTTAAAAGGAACTTTACAAACAAGTCCAAGCTGGACAGAAATTGgcaaagcagctctgagagTGAAGATGACATTTTGGAATCCATTCTAGATgatgatgaagaggaggaggaggaagaagcattAATGCCACTGCAAAAAATGCTCAGTTCAAGTCACAAACCACAGGCAGGAACCCTGGAAGACTCTTTTGACAGTTTTTCTCAGGACACCGTAACTCCATTACTGAAGCTTCATGTAAGTGGCTAAAAACCAAAATAGCATGTTCTTTCAAGTATTCTTTTATGGATGTTAtctgcaagaaaaataacataGATTTTAGCACAGTGCAAGGCCCAGTGGGTGCTAAGTTATTACCCCATGTTTCACATTTTAGGagaattaaattttgtttagtAGGTACCCACCAAAACACAGACAGAGGCTTTGGTGGATGAAGACCTCTCATACTCAAAAATCCAATTGCCTCCAACCTTCCCTGTTCCATCTGGCACATACAGACAGCAACTTGTTCAGGTGTTCTAGAAAACTAATTTCTGCTATTTATCTTGGTTTTGCAAACAAATAACAAGTTGCCCCAGCAGCTGAGATGTCCAGGAGTCTTCTAGTACCTATTCCACTACCTTGCAGGGCACAAACTGTGGCTGTCTTGTGTCCTCTACAAAAATTGAGTAAACGTTGTAGACTCAGTCAAGTTTTTGTCTAAGTGGTGCCAGTAGAACCCCTTGCTAACAACAGGATGTGTGTGACTGATTGGTAATGGCTGCTTTACATTAATTTTAGTCAAAAATCTATTCTGCACCAACACTCAGCCACCTCTTGCTGATTCGCATTATGCCCATTAAAGCTACAGCAGAGTATAATGAGATAGCAGATAATCAGCTTTGTtgtgttgtatttttatatgattTTCTCCCTTATTCATAATGCATGATAATTCAGAAACTGCAAAACTGGTTACTTGGCTTAAGAGTCCTGTGCTGCTGTACAGTTACAATGTAGTTGGAGAGGGGATGTGCTTGTTCTGTGCTtgtcctgggaatggctgaaaGATGGTTTGTGCAGCCAGATTGGTTTAGCTGTGTGCCTTCTGGTGGTTTTTACAAGTTCTGTTTTttgcttcccccccccccccctaaAGTTAGGAGGTTATGTTTAGAAGATGTGTGCAGtctaatgtttttgttttcctagtcAGGTAAGATTTTTATGAGCTGAAGTTAACTGGAGGAAATTGATGTAGACATTCAGAGATCTGTGTGCTAGCCTCCAGTCATATATCCTTGACACAGTCTGTGATTGTCAGAGATCTGTGTATGAGTAAGTGTGGTGTTTTCTTTGAGGTTGTATTTAATGGGAATTGGAAGTATTTTAGGATTTCAAAAAGCTGAATGAATTCTGATCACAAGGGATAGCTGATGTGTTTGAATCCCTGTGTACAGGATATTATGGTGATGAATTggtctgtgtttttaaaaattagctcATTTGCTCAATAAGAGGTTGTCAAATAGGTAGTGATTTTGAAGTTTTAttgtaaaataatgttttaatagGGAAGGTCCTGCAGTAGGTCTTAGTGTGGCATTCCTGACAGCTGGTACAGGTTGGAAATGGCTGTATTTCAACAAAGAGATTTTGTACTGAGCCTGGCTGGGTTGGAATTAGTCTTCTTCGTAACAGCTGTATGGTGCCATGTGTTTTAGACAAAACCAGTGTTGATAATAGACCAGTCTTCTACCTGTTGTGGAGCAGTACTTGCACAGCCTCAAGGCTTTCTCCCCATGCTGCCCCCATAGAGCAGACAAaaagctgggagggaacagagcCTGGAGAGCCTGGACCCCAGATGACCAAAGGGATATATTCCGTGCCACATAATGGCATGCTCAGCAATCAGAAGTAAGTGGGGGGAGTTGGTCTGGCATGTAGCCATTGCTCAGAGTAGCTGGGCATTCTTCTGCTTGTGAGAGGTGCTGAGTGACTGCCTTTgaatcactttttcttttctcgCTTATCCCTTTTCCCTTATTAAACTGTTGTTATCTTGACCCATGAATTCTCttacctttgcttttcttgcttttctttttactgcCCTGCACCACTGGCTGGGGAAATgaccaagctgtgtggtgcttagctGCTGGCTGGAGTCAGCCCATCACTAATTCCTAGagtggaaaacaaacacagaataCCTGTGTAAATTCTCTCTTCTACCTCCCCCTCTCCTCATGTTTTTCAGTCTCTGATAGGGTTTATTTGTTGACTGAATTACTATCTCCATGGGCAGATGCTGAGCAGTCATAATTATTTAATCTGTTATCATTCTGTAATCAAGAGTGTTACAGATCAGACTTGTGCGGTTTCATATGCATTTCACAATTTCAGCCAACATGAATACCTAATTAATAGTTAAGCCTGATAAACACATGCTGCCTAGATCAAATGCTTGTGGGATATGTGTGTGACTGCAACATTTGGCCTGGCCTGTTCAAGGTATAATTATTGGTCAAGTAAGACAAAACAGTTAAGAACTGTCCCAGCATTTCCATGACCATGGTTTTTGCATATACTGACCTTCTTCCCTTGCAAGAAGGGCCATATGTGCACACTGGAATAAAGTTTTGATTCCTCGGTTGTTCAACAGTTACTTGACACATATTAACCAAATATAAAATAAGCTAAGAAGTCTTCAGCTTTCCTACAAAATTTCCCACACAAAGACATGCTGCTTGTTACATTTAAAAGGTAGCTGAATACCAGGGTGGTGTCAGAAGGGCTGTGCTTGTCCAAAGAATGGAATCATGGCcataaaagatttaaaatctgTTGTCTGCTACAAGCTGAATAAAAGACTGGCTAGTGAAAAACAAACTACTAGCAAAATTTGTTAAAACTGTGcgttttgtttgtggttttttaaaattctgtttattagctccttaatttggttttgtattGGGATTTTGATTggaagctttgttttgtttgatgaAGTTAGAGGCGATTTAGCAAACACTGGAATTTCGCTCTCTAGGGACTCTGGAAGTAAAAAAAGGCACTGAAtaatttttggggtttcttgtCTCATGCAGAAAAATGGAGATTCCCGGGGTCTCAGTGGATGATAATAATAGTAAAGCTGTGAGGTGAAAAGCTTCTGATGGTAATGCTCTTTGTGAAGGTTAGATGAAGGTCAGGCCCAGACATGCAGAGACTCGCTTCACTGCTCAGATCCATTGTTTCGCAGTTATTGCTAAGTTAGTCATTGAGAGAGATTTGACCATTATGTAAAATTGTCAAGGGACGGAGAAACCTAAACTGTTAATCATCCTGTTTTGCAGGGTCTCCTTTAGGTTTATATCTGCATgtaaaatatcattaaaattGGAAGAGGTTTCTATTTTGATTGTTTATTGCCTAATAATGAATTGATGCCTTATGGTGTTTTCTCAATGTCTTACTATTTCATTTACAGCTTTCTAAGGCTCCTATTATAAGCAAGGTGTCATATGTGAACAGCTTAGATCATCTcttgaaggagaaagaagaatcTAGAAGGTTTGTTTCTTAAAGCTGGTTTGAAATATGTGAGATGGTTCTGTAGAAGCTTAGATTTGCCTCGTCTCCCCAGAACTGATGGAGTTTGATTAGGCAAGCTAAGCTTTGCCTGCTGATGCCACCAACATACAACTGAACTGACAGGACCTACATGTGTTGCATAAACAGTAAAAGCTGAATGACAGGCTCCTTCCAAGCAACAAGGAGTGATTTATGATACATCTGTTTACCCCTGAAGAGCCAGGCTAAATTTATTGATGCCTTCGTTTTAGGTCACTGAGCCAGctagcagctgctgctcaggcatgaaatagaaatatttatgtagACTGACTGTACTAGTTTCTTCAAAGGCATTTGTAGCTCAGTTTTGGTTCCCAAAGTTGTGCAGACTGTTGGTGTCTGAGTAGTTACACAGGTCAGTGAACAGAGCTAATGAGTATTCTTACAAGAGATCATTCGGGTAAGAAGTGAAATGTGGTTTATGTGTTAATGGCAAATGGTGGTGATGGGTATATGTGTTTAGCTGTTTATGTGATTAACTGTTTTGATTAAAGAATCTGACCCTGGTAACTATGGGCTGACTGCCCATGGAATAGCAGATACTCCTGCAACTAATACTgtttaacaaataaaatacttgtttggtgcttagaaaaaaataaacattcagcCACAAGATTGAAAGTTTTGTGCAATTACAAAAACTTTGTCAGAAGTTGGTTGAGTGTATTTGTCTGACAAACCAGTGATTGATTGTGCTGTTGGAAATTCATTAAGTTTGGGAAACATTCACTTTGTATCTTGGAATAGCAGGATGCTTGGGTTTTACACAGATGCAACATCTTGCATGCTTTTGCCTTGTGTAACTGGCTTCTGACTCAAGGGCTCACATTCAGAGCTTGgattttgttgattttgttgTAAATATTAAATGGTGATGAtatgctctgctgctgctgttatttcaggttagaggaaatggagaaatggTTACAGGAAGACATAGAAAGAGAGGACAATGCTTCAGATGGAGAAAATGAGGACAATGCCAGTGGAGATGATCTCTCAGAAGAACACAGGTCCTTGCAACTCCAAAACCAATTAAATcttgttctttgcttttctagccttttttcccccccatccTCTCTCTGTTTCCAACAATTGTTAATATGTTTAATGAGaaccattttaaaatcttttggGGTTGGGTGGATTTCCTTGGGTGAGACTGTATTCTAACAATTCAGCTTTCATATGAAACTGGTGTGTTCACTACCTGCAAATAACTGTCTCAACTGGCAAATAGCTTCTCAGTGTTTGAACTGATAAAAGCAATCTTGAATTTTACAGGGCGTTTATAAAGAGATTTTCAGTAGTAACTTATGTCATACCTGACAACCACCctggagaagaaatatttgatttatCAGCATCTGGGAAAATCTTCACTCAACATAACCTTGACCTGAGGAATTTTCACCTCATCCCTCAAAATCCTATAGAAAATCTGCTTCTTAAGTAAGAATATCCTCTTCACTTTATTGTGTTTACTtgtacaattttctttttcattttagcaGTTTTAAGGTACTGTTTTATCTTTGCATCCAAATGAGCTCTGCCTTAGTAAATAGGCAAGACTGACTGCCTTTCCCTGGAATTTTCCTTTCTGGGTTAGCTTTACAGAACAGTAAATTGTAACTTGAagcttccttctttcctcctctggaGTTGTTGAAAAATCTCTTAAATGAGACATGAGGAAAAACAGCTGTTCTGGCCTCTTCCATATTTCTCCCACACTGGGCTATCGTTGATTGCCTTACCAGTTTGTGGAAGACAAATGCGGAAGTGACGCGTTACAATGAACACAAGCTTAACTAACCCCAGACTAAAAGACCTTTGTGGTTACCTATTTGTGACCTTCTAGTGTTACATTATGTCTGCTTTGAAAGACTTTTGGTGCTTCTGTCCTGGATGGGCCTGGGACTTGAGGCCTCATCTAATGAGGATTGCAGAGGGTCAGGATCTCTGACATCAGCTCAGTCACTGAGCCGccagtgtgtctgtgtgtacatAAACAACTGCTCAGGCATTTCTGCTCTATATTTATGAGGCTGTTGGACTACAAATAGCTGGACAAATTCTTGCCTAATGCCACAAGTGTAAATCCTGAAAATTTCTGGTTATTTCATTTGCTATTTTGGTACCAGAGGAACTGAGAGAATTCAGTTACTCTTAAAGGATTTTTTGTACATGTGTATGTGCAATTGTGGGTGTGAAGAGGAGGAGAGTGACTTTTCATCTCTTGAGGAAGTGGTGTTTGTGATACACTCCTTTGGCTTCAGGCCTTTCTATTAATATGTTTTGGAGATCACAAGGATATGAGCTTCAAAAGCATCTTGTAAATCAGTGACTGGAGGAATGAGAATTAAACTAGTCATCCCTTGCAGAAGGCAATTATGATTTAATTGCTTATGCATTCTGCCCTGTTGGCACAGCTGGCACGTATTGGCTGCCCAGTTGGCACATGGAGGTCTTACCAGTCAGGCAGGTAGAGGGTATATGTAGGAGTTAGGACACAGATCTCTTGACAGATTTACCTGATTTAGTAGTTAGAATAGAGGAGACTAAAGAAGGATATGTGGGAAACtggatatttttaattcagctgCTTATGACATCCCTAATTTTCTAAAGAAgagtcacagaatatcctgagttaggagggacccacaaggatcatcaggtccaactcttaagtgaatgtTCCATATGGAATTTGAGCCCATGATGTTGGTGTTATCAGCACCCTGCTCTGACCAGCTGAGTACATCCCTGTGACTAAAGCTACAATAATTCGGTAATAGCAATGGCACGCTTTCCGTTCTTCcaacagctgctgtttgcacCCCACAAATTTGCACAGTGCAATTAGCCTGTTGGATTTTAATTGTTAGCTTGCTTCCAGATCCTTTATTTAAaagggtattttaaaatttttgaaaacaatgttttttctctcttgttctgAAAGTGTTGGTAAAGGTCATTGGACAgttaaaaatcttatttaatAGTCTCATTGAGCATAGCAGCCTGTCTGTGTAGCCAGGCATAGTGGTTCATAGTACAATAGTGTAAATCAATGTTTGTTTGAAACTATTATTCCCTAATAATACAGATGTTTCCAGACTGTATAGTATGGCTTTATCTAGAGAGAAAGATAGTTGTTCTACATGACATTTGTAAATTTGATTGCTATTAAAAAATCAAGGTTTGATTACTATGGTATCTTATATAAGTAATAGCAGGAGAATAACATCTGTTTTGCATAATCAGATCTTTCTTTGCTGTTGATGATGATCTGAGGGGTGAGAAAGTTCTTATGTTTTTGTGAAAGTGATGATTAAACCACTAACTGATTTTTATCCTCTTTCCTTGCCCCCATTTTTCTCTTACAGTTCTGGTGTAACGCAGCAGCTTTCTTTAGCTGTTAATGGTTTTCTAAATTCTGCTTACAGTTGCATATTGTGTCCCATACCAATTCTAAAGTGGCTTTTCCAGGTGAGTCTGTGCTATTCATGCAGTTATAATAACTCTCTGtgtgtttaatatttttcctggaaGCCAGTTGAAGAAGTTTGTGATCTGTTCCATTAACAACTTCTAAatgagatatttttttcccatgggtTCTGATTTGTTCTTCAGTCTGAAATACTTTGATGGTCACTAAGGGTAAAACAAGAGAGCCTTTTCTGTACCCTCTGAGTGAATGCAAAGCTCCATGTTCATAAATGCTACTGCATTGAAAAAGGACACAGTAGGTGAGGAGAGATACTGTGGGCCAAATTATGAGCAAATGCTAATCTTATTTCCTTCCACCCTTAGAGAAACAATACATGCTGCAGTATGCAAAAGTACCATTTTCTACATATATCATCTTCTAAATCATCAGTGATACCAGCATTATCAGAtaattttcatttggaaaaggTACCTTATCGCTCAGGAAGAAGCCTGGAGTCATTTTCAAAGGAAGTGTGGTTACTCTCTCCTTTCAAGATGTGTGTGTCAGTGTTTGAATCCCCAGGAATTAACACAGTGCTGTTACTCAGAAAATGCCCCCCTCCAGTTATTATTTGCCACGTTCTAACTGCacctgaaacaaaaaagaaatctggaCCGCCTGGGAAATTGCAGCTTCAGTCTATTGGCTGCCTTTTGACATTTGCCAAAACCAAAACGTTTTGCTCTTCCATGTCCTTCCCTCCAGCCAGTAAAAAATTGCTTTCCCCCTCTCCATGAGCTCTGGTGTTCCTCTAATAAGGAAGAAGTGTGAGCCAATTCAGATCACTTAGAGAGCAGGAAATTGTCCAGCAcgtgggggagaaaaaagtttTTGTTGAGCCAGTGGAGTGCTCCAAGAAACCTGAACTGTACTTCATAGTCATGTTTTTATAGTTACGTGGAAAAACTAAGTATTCATTGTTTGAGTTTAGTATTGCATGTGCCCAACTTGCATGTGACTGGAAAAAGGTGTAGTTAACTCTGTTGCCTCCACTCCTGCTTAGGGAGCTCATTTTGACCACAGATGCAAATGGGTTCCAAAGGGGTACGTGATACTTTCTGTTCTCTTAACCCTCAGAACCTTCTTATAAATCAACATGAGGTTACAGCATTCTGATACTGtaaataattgattttaaaatattcatataatCTTTGCACTGTTTGAAATAATCAATATACACAGTGTTGGTGTATCTTGCTTTAGGGGCTTTGgggttaggtttttttgtttgtttgttttttaatctgttaCTCATTTTAGTCTGCTGAGAAGTTTGGTGttgtttttgttctggttttatgtgggcttttttcctaattaaaagaaaactgatgCCATCATGCCGCTTGGTTTTTGATGTGTAGcttcttctttcttcacagATGATGTCTATTCATCCTGACTATTGTGTTTCCACCCAGATCTTAGACAAATTGATGGAGATAACACTAAAAAACTGTAAGTATTTGAAAGATGGAAAACTGACCACCTGAATGAAAGCACTTCTCCTTTCTTCAGTTTATAAAAGTCTTAGTGAGGAAGTAAAAGGTACTAGTTCTGTGGGGTGATTTTGGATTAATTTAGGCTCTTTTCTTACTACTGTAACGCAGAAATGCTGGGCGTTGGTCTTCACTGAGTGTGTGCCAGCTGTACCACAGTACGTGGTCCTGGCACGTACCTCCGGAGCAGTGCCTCCAGTACGGAGCCTTTTAAACTCACTTCTGGTATTTCACAAATAGAGTTGACCTGAAGAGAAGCCCAGTCTGCTCAAAAGCTTGCCTTCCTTTCCATCTTTTACTTTGGATGATGCAGACATTTGTAGCTTAAGGACTACAAGATGTTTTTCACATTGTCATACCTAGTATGTAGCACTTCGTGATTTACTTTCCAGATAAATGACAAAAGTGAAGTGAATCATACACCTGCACAGAAACACTTTGAAGGATCTGCTTCAGCCCACAGTGCTGCTAATATCTTCTGTGTTTTGTCTTCTTCCTTTGTCTGTACTCAAATATTTCTCTACTACAAGTTCCTTTGTATGTTCCCCATGTCTTCGTTCAGATCCATGAAAAGTGACATTCATTTAAGGCTACCAGTTAACATTGTTAAAGTAATATGGTTCTCTTGAAGTATTTGCTCAGGCCTGTCCAAATTGTACCGCATATTTTAATTCTCGTTTGAAGTCAGTGCTGATATAAGAGGGAATGTAGCCTCCTTTATTTTGTGCCTTGCTGGCATTAGGCTTGATTCTGAATGAACAGTTCAAGATAATGAATGAACATTCAAACAACTAAGGCTGGGAGTTCCTTGTTTACCACTTCTATTCCAGAAACCTTGCCTGTTTTCAAATCTTGCTTAGCTTTACTTCCAGTCCCACTCTGATAACACCCTCTTACCTTTACCTACACAGGCAGTAATTTATGGGTTCTCTTAGATGAAAATATTGCTTTGTTGCTTGTTATGCTGTTTGTGATGAaagagagctgtgctggaaaatgGGTGGAACTTAAAAGTAATGGACCTGTTATGTAGGCAAGATGTTTCCCTAGTGTAAAATACTGTGttagactttttttcctccctccttgtTCTGAAAGTAATCTTATTGTTCAATGTACTGACTCCTCTGAGATGAGAGCTGGTAGAATTGATGCAAACGGCTGAGCTTGTTTCCCTTAAAAGGAACTAATGCTAAGAACTAAATTTAAACTAATCCATTCCATGTCTTTTATTTGTAGCTTCCCTCAGTGATGAACAGTTTAAACCATGGATTCCTTCAATAGCTGATATATCAGCTGTTTTTGTCAATATGGGTATTGGGTTCAGATCTCTCTTTCCATTGGAACATCTTCAACCCACCTTTAATGAGCATGATATTTTGtaagtgttttccttttgatatTTATTGCCTAGATCCTGTGAAAGCAAGTCTTGCGCTTAGAATGTAGAATCAGAAGgttcttctttcccttcccataCTTTTAAAGTTCTTGGCTCAGGTCTTAGTAAGAATAAATAACCCTGGAATTCAAACAATGCCTTCTAGGTAAGGATTCAGCAAACCAGAGCATTTTCCTTTGTCCTGCATCTTCTTAATAAAGGTTTGCAGGAATATTGGCTAAATAGCTGGGCAAAATAATTGGCTACAAATTGAGTTAGATATAAGTGTTAGATGCTGTGTAACTGAGGGTTATTTTGATTTGAAGGCATTTTGAAAcatgcagggtttttttggtttttttcttcagtttggtATCAATAAACCTTTGTGGGCTTTTAAATCGTTCATTTTTTGCTCAGATTGTGTTTCTTCTATTAGAAGTCAGGTGCAAGAAACAGTGAGTCAACAGCAGCCAAGAGAAGACATAGCCTCTGCCAGTCCAGCTTTCCCCAGTCTACTTGAAAACAATTTAATTAATGTGATTA
Protein-coding regions in this window:
- the SLF2 gene encoding SMC5-SMC6 complex localization factor protein 2 isoform X1, with amino-acid sequence MTHGLEGCSGPSERSSCGSGDAAGDGRSPRSSRPLGLCRDARAMTRPVGEGLPSPGPPFAMSRRHVTPAAAGREAAHDCRNQMITEFFKPVLNQDHGHKDRAVLSSPDKGNVKDEGLGLSVLRTEGFERNISSPKKVRRKRCQTKHQTSPVGNGCSIRKIMSFGSREIASDDPSQPRLTQVLEHETSPPHAFRASSEMASGAPKSPAVPSHFFTVSFGIPKQRDCPGKRKHTAMNMDVDSSDQSEVNDPAFSRSSSKCKNRRSDFVKNIFLKSPYDDVLQLKEPAAVSRHDLTPSEEFLNSSNEKEKNNYPTVGLSSSYSAHSPAKNNHISVVDTKENQLQLANSCFFLENSLPISQEKSTVLPSPHHLTQTKGMKSPLQVAGLSQVWDVKKEQDKRPERHERNKGYIVQPSNSFSNTNHRVSENTADSSRMEISGKLGLSPETGKSVPPSLSLKESFMDSGHESSQTSGELEVKRNFTNKSKLDRNWQSSSESEDDILESILDDDEEEEEEEALMPLQKMLSSSHKPQAGTLEDSFDSFSQDTVTPLLKLHLSKAPIISKVSYVNSLDHLLKEKEESRRLEEMEKWLQEDIEREDNASDGENEDNASGDDLSEEHRAFIKRFSVVTYVIPDNHPGEEIFDLSASGKIFTQHNLDLRNFHLIPQNPIENLLLNSGVTQQLSLAVNGFLNSAYSCILCPIPILKWLFQMMSIHPDYCVSTQILDKLMEITLKNSSLSDEQFKPWIPSIADISAVFVNMGIGFRSLFPLEHLQPTFNEHDILSQVQETVSQQQPREDIASASPAFPSLLENNLINVIKFLGFCMSVIQDGYTDREMWLLLILLFKISLEKQLKQVPLIDFQCLFVKLLMNIKDWEAKMPELCLAVSELSSNHHNLLWLVQLVPSWIERGREVRRRLSLVIIAKLLYKKHVEIPDDSDKQMFLLHHFLVCMKPSYLLKKMREMREGLKEQKDDENHPHAELEHKVYYLIYVLLHLVSEASFLDVVNSSQRQHLLKLCRALDKHVKGDIREDARLFYRSKVKGLAARIYGKWQDVIQTTRLTQGKLHDFWEPDS
- the SLF2 gene encoding SMC5-SMC6 complex localization factor protein 2 isoform X2, which produces MLRRRPRAERRPMTADHGHKDRAVLSSPDKGNVKDEGLGLSVLRTEGFERNISSPKKVRRKRCQTKHQTSPVGNGCSIRKIMSFGSREIASDDPSQPRLTQVLEHETSPPHAFRASSEMASGAPKSPAVPSHFFTVSFGIPKQRDCPGKRKHTAMNMDVDSSDQSEVNDPAFSRSSSKCKNRRSDFVKNIFLKSPYDDVLQLKEPAAVSRHDLTPSEEFLNSSNEKEKNNYPTVGLSSSYSAHSPAKNNHISVVDTKENQLQLANSCFFLENSLPISQEKSTVLPSPHHLTQTKGMKSPLQVAGLSQVWDVKKEQDKRPERHERNKGYIVQPSNSFSNTNHRVSENTADSSRMEISGKLGLSPETGKSVPPSLSLKESFMDSGHESSQTSGELEVKRNFTNKSKLDRNWQSSSESEDDILESILDDDEEEEEEEALMPLQKMLSSSHKPQAGTLEDSFDSFSQDTVTPLLKLHLSKAPIISKVSYVNSLDHLLKEKEESRRLEEMEKWLQEDIEREDNASDGENEDNASGDDLSEEHRAFIKRFSVVTYVIPDNHPGEEIFDLSASGKIFTQHNLDLRNFHLIPQNPIENLLLNSGVTQQLSLAVNGFLNSAYSCILCPIPILKWLFQMMSIHPDYCVSTQILDKLMEITLKNSSLSDEQFKPWIPSIADISAVFVNMGIGFRSLFPLEHLQPTFNEHDILSQVQETVSQQQPREDIASASPAFPSLLENNLINVIKFLGFCMSVIQDGYTDREMWLLLILLFKISLEKQLKQVPLIDFQCLFVKLLMNIKDWEAKMPELCLAVSELSSNHHNLLWLVQLVPSWIERGREVRRRLSLVIIAKLLYKKHVEIPDDSDKQMFLLHHFLVCMKPSYLLKKMREMREGLKEQKDDENHPHAELEHKVYYLIYVLLHLVSEASFLDVVNSSQRQHLLKLCRALDKHVKGDIREDARLFYRSKVKGLAARIYGKWQDVIQTTRLTQGKLHDFWEPDS